TGTAGCACTTGGCCACCAGGAGGCGGTCTTCCCGGAGAGGAGCTTCACTAGGCCACCCTTCAACCTGATcctgctttctgtttcctttcagcCCCAGCTGCTGTTCCATCATATTGGATGGAAATCCGAGCAAAGCCTCTCAAGCAGGTGCTTCTGCAAAACCTAGAGATTTCAATGCATTTTTTGTTGTCTACTTGCTTTCTTCTGCTGCTCCTTTAAAAAGCTTTAAGCTTAGATGACAGCAGAATAGAAAGCTCTTGTGTGAACAGGCTGAGAGGTCAAGAGAATGAATGCCAAGGGGGCTGTGGGGACTTCTGCCTTGTTGAGGAAGGAACCTGTTAGGACAGGGGAATGTGTTCTGAaatgagggttgggggagggtagagggcaGTGTGGGTGCCAGAAGGTTAAGGAAATAGCATGTTCTTCTGCACTTCCAACTAGATATTTATTCTCAACTTTCAGATGTTCGTAGAAGCCACCGTCTCATCACTGGTGATAAATAAAAACGTTTCTTGCCAATGGGGGATGAATGGATCAGCCTTTCCTAGAAGTCACAACAGAATTCCAGTTTGGGAGGCGGCTTCCTTTGCAAGTCAGGTACTGAAGTGTAGGACTGCTGTTCCCACGAattttggaggaggagacaaacaaTATTCCCATAAATAGCTGCCAGAATTGAGATAAGACGATTGCTACCATATTTATGCCAATCCCTACAGAACATGCACTGCTAGGTTCGTTTCAATGCATGAGTTCAATGAATATTCACGCTCTTCTGTCCTAATTGTTAAACCTGTTTGTACTTCTGAATTACACACAGCTCACTATTGCTCCATGGATTTCCATGATTCATGTATTTTCAGCTCATTCGACCAGTGATTTCTCATTGCTGTAAATATGAGGAGAGAGAATACCTGACCCAGCTTCCCACcctcatttttgaagaaaatctgTCAGTCTTTATGTGCAAGAGAATCTCGTGATGTGGCTATCCACCAAACATTGTGGTATTCCGAACATGAGGAAATACTAGCAGTGAGCAACAGAGAAGAATTCTTACATCAAACTCTCTAGAAAAAGCAATGGGATATTATGCCACTTTAGTAAACAGGGTCACAAGGAGGGGTTAAGGAACCTAATTAATGATGCCAAATAATTCCAGGAAACATGATCTTATCCGTGGTAATAGATAATTTGATGAAGGATTGAATGAGTTATCCATTCCTGCCAAGTGAATTCTTAAAGCCGAGCAGCTCGCTGATGTGCAAGGAAGTAAGAACCAAGACACGATAAACCACTGTCAGTAGTTCATtcatgatgaaaaagaaatacaacactAACCATATTAACATGATGTGCAGAACATCGAATCCATGAAAAAactcagggaaatagaaatgacATAAAAGTGCAAACTATGCGCAGAATAACCAACCCCATTATTCCCAGATCCCATGCAATATTCTTCTCTGAGACAGATGCACTGTCTTCTCTTATTCATGCTCCCACTTGCTCCAGGGTCGTTTCTGCTTATGCATTCCACCAAACTGACTCTCAGGAAGGTCAGCAAAGGCTTCTGTGTTTCTGACATCACAGGCAGTTTCAATCCACATCTTCCAGGAATCTGCTGATGGTCTTTGAAACACATTTACTTCCATAAAAACACTCACCAGCATCCTCCCTTACCATGTGCTATGGCCAAGAGTCCACCGTCTCCTTTGTGGCTCTTCTCTCCTGTCCCTTCAATGGTTGAAGAGCCTCAGAATCAAGTTTATGTCTGTTTCTCACATGACACGGTCTCCCTGCGTGACCACCTCTGTTTCTGGCTTTGCCTGCTAGATGTGGACCTCAGCCAAGGTGTTTCTTGTCAACTGCCAGCTCACCTGCCCCCGACACCGGACATACGTGTCTCCATGTCTGCCAGTGACCTGTCGAGGGGTCCACAGCTTTTCTGTGTGCACTTCCTGTGTGCTTATACTTCTCTGCTCATCATCGTCAAAACATTAAATTGGAGGTTTTTAGATCCCATCCCTATAGCAACCATATATATATGTCCCTACAATCAAAGGTGAAGACATCAGGATCTGTATTTTTTATGTCCTATACCCTAAGGTCAACGTGCAAGTTGTCTTAGAGAAAGTGAGTTGTTTCCAGTGTTAATGCAGTGTGACGGTAAATGCATTCTGCTGTCCAGTTTCCAATGGAGTTACACAATCATACCTGGTGTGCCTCCTTGAAAACCCTTTTGTCCTTAAAGttccataaagaaagaaaatgataaactgattacatattaaaaatatattttattatattctactATGTAAAGGTGTACATCATATTATATGAAAAAACTGAATCTTAtggatatttacataaataaatatttaaatagataaataggcATATGCAAGGTCATCTGTAAGCAACTACTGCTTGTAGAGTTGACATGCCCTGAAAACACTTGGCAAATTGACTGTGTTCATGTCTTCGCAACCACAGAAATGAGAGTCTCTGAGATGGAGGACTCCAGAATATGTGATGTTATTAGTCAGAGGGAATCATTTCCATGTTGAAACGGGTCTCACTTGCCGCTCCTTAGTCTCTTTCGCAAGGCTGTTGATGCATACAAGGGTTTCATGATCTCTGCTCGGACCATCTCCCAGGCACAAGGGCTGTATTGCTTCTCTTGCAGATAGAGGGAGATTCTCTGGAAGTAGTTCCTCAGGATGGAGTCCCCATTCACCAGGGGCAgctctcccacccccgcctcctgCAGGGGACAGGCTTCCAGGTGGCCCTGCTGCTCAGAAATTCCCGAGCACAATTCCTCCAGGAGGGTCGTGTTCCAGGGAGCAGGTGAGGCCTCTGTGCAGAAGAGGTGGAAGGTCTTCTGGTTCGTCACATGGATGACAGAGAGGGCTTGAGCCTTCTGCAGCTGCTTGCTGTCGAACACCTCCTGGGGGAAGCCAAAGTCATTTGTGTAGTTGTCACAGGAGCTAGCAGACAGTCTCCTCATTTGTTGCAGAAGCATCAAGGCCCTCCAGTGCAGCAGGCCATGGTCCTGAGGCAGGTCACATCCCAGAGAGCCGAGGGAGTGGCAGCTGAGCACCACCAGGGCCACCAAgaaggagcagggcagggccATCGGGGATCCTGCAGGTGCTGTTggcctggctggggtgggcaCGTCTGGGACCTGTGGCTCTAGGTTCTCTGAACATCTTCTCTTGTGCGTGTAGCTTAAGTAGGGGACATACGCATTTTCGATTTCTGAAcgtttccctttctttctgcttctctttttgaTTTCCTTTCTGCACTTTCTCCTTGGGTTTGAGCACGGTTTCCCAACTCCGTATACACATTTTTCATGATTGCCCTTGCCTCCAGAGTCTCCTTTGATGTTTTTAATTGAACTTACAGGAAAGTTAATAGCATGGATACAGTATGTATACAGTTACGTTTTGTACTTATATCTGAGCTTGTACATACAAAAGAAAGTGTGAAGTTTACTCTTTTTATTCTTACCTATGCAGGGTTAAGAATGACTAACAATTTGAAGCTAAAAGTCAAATTTTAAAGCCATTGATGTGTAACGGGTAACTAAATTTGATGAGACCCGCAATTTAAATTCACTTACATAATCTGTCATATATATAATGCACATATGCAAATGAACAATTTCTACAAACATGTAATAATGAATTCaatgtatttgaatatttaaaatcattccaGTTGTTAACAGCAATTGATACGTAAAATTATTTAGTAGGCAATTGTGTTTAGTGTACTGATTTGTAATGTTGACCTACGTAGGAAAATAATCTTTGACCCCATCTGTGACTAGATAGTCATCAagttattgttaaaatattttttcctatttagcaCTAGATATAATTACTGATGTATTCACTATGGTTTATAGAATTAAATCATAATCGTAACCTATTTATGTTTCAGTCTAAAACATGCACCACATGAAGCTCAGAAGACAGCCAATGGCAGCTCAAGAGTAAGCAAAGACCACCCATCCAAGCATGCCCTTGAGATTcaggagaggtggagagaaagtCCTCCAATCACAGCAACGTGTCATCCCtatctctgctgcactctctgcAGACATTTCATGTTCCTTCCACAAATTCCTTGTCCATGCTTCTTGTGTGATACCCAAGAAAACCCAGTGACAGAATAAAAATACTAAGGAAGAAGGTTTTGTTAGACTGCTCCAAGATTGAGCTTGGAGAGCCACAGACCATTGTGATATTGAAGACTGGTTCACAGCCCTAAGAACTACCTGTTACACCCTTGGAAGCATTGTAAGAACTCTTCCGTCTGGTGGGGGAATGTTGATTTAAGGGAACACTATGCAAATACAGAACCAGGGAACCTGTGAAAAGTGTTGATATCTTatactcagttttgctgtgaaactcactgctcatttaaaaagtatgtttttccagggacacctgggtggctcagttggttaagcttataactctcttggtttgggctcaggtcatgatctcccaggtCGTGGGCTCAAGCCCACCtagagctccacactcagcagggagcctgcttgaggattctctctgtctgccactctcccCAAGAATATGCCCTTCTCgatctctccaaaataaatacatcttttttttaaatgtatgttttccaaaaatatataaaagcttaTTGCATTAACAGGGTTAGTTCTTTCCAGGTAAGATTGGGTTTTTATTCCCCCCATTCTGGAGAAAAATCTGCCAGGGACAGCCTTAGgcagagaacacaagccaggtcTCCAGACTTGGTCACAGTCTTAGTCCACCTGGACAGGAGGTGGCACTCTTCCTCAGTAAGTAATTTGACAGGCCACAGATAAAATGATCCTGCTTTCTATTTCGATTTAAGTATAGCAACTGTTGCATCATTGTAACAGGGAAATTCCCTCATAACCAGAAATAGTCaccaggaggaaaagaagagaacaagGCCTCTTCTAGGAGTGTTTCCGAAAGGTCTAGAACTTTCACACAAAGTTGATTTCAGTTTCCGCTTTTGTACTTGGAAGTAAAAGTATCAGACAGATACCCGAAGAGAattaattcttttctattctatactttatttccttgtgacCACTTCCAATCCTGGGCTTTAATTTGATGGAACTGCTTATAAATGGCGGACTCAAATATCTGTTTGCACTCAGATGTCTGCCAGTCAACTGTAGGAGTTATCtactgctttgtttttatttctgtacattCTGCTTCCAGAGTCCGCTGAGAGATttccatttttgccttttctgattACACCATTTAacataactaaaattaaatatatgggATTATTGCTTGgaggattttttaaagaacttattatttatttgagagagggagcacaagcagggggaacaacaggcaaagggagacgtgggctccttgccaagcaagggGTTGGatggaggactcaatcccagcactctgggatcatgatccacatcaaaggcagagccttaaccagctgagccaccaaggagttTGGTTTTTCTACAAAACTCAACAATCAGACCAAGGATTGGACTTGTTCTATTCCCCTCTATCCTGACCACAACATGTACACTGGGTTGGAGAAAgtctatttttacttaaaatgtgaaCAATGTAATAATGAGTAAGTGAGTTGTATAATTCATTTTTCATCAGATGATAATCAGAATTGATACCTCTTACTAAGAAACAGATACAATAGTTGTTCTACAGAAAATTggatgaaaaactaaaaaaaaaaaagggaatagggttttttttcctgctaatcACAAAGTGTTTTAGAGGGCTCAGCAAACTTTCTCTTATCACTTTCTCCTGTACTTGTGGATtgtgaaaggaggaaaaagcctcTCCATTTCCGCTCTGACAACCTCCCCGGCACAGCAGCTGTGTTTCTTCTCCTTCAGATAGAGATGGATGCTTTGGAAATCCTTCCGGACCACAATCCCCGGACACAGACAGACAGGGTTGTCTTCTTCCCTGGGCTTCCGGTGTCCCAGGCAGCGATGAAGGCTGGAGAGGAGGTCATGGAGGGCGGCGTGGCTCTAGGCAGCCTGGCTGTGGTCTGCGCTGAAGAGGTTGAAGACCTGTGGGAGCATCTGCTGGTGGAAACAGGTGCTTTGTGTCTTCTGGATTTGGGTGATGGTCCGTCTTTCCCAAGGAACTCTGCGGCAAGTGCTGTCCTTCAGGCAGGTGTGAGAGGGGACACTTTTCAGCTGTCTCATAGTATGAGGATGTCGTGCACTCTAGGCTATGGGCTATGGATGCCCAGCGAGGGAGCAGGCAGGGGTGCAGCAGAGCTGGGCTCCTGCCACTAGCCGAGAGAGGTTGGCCATGAAAGAGTTCGGTGATTCTCCAGGAAGCTCGTGGGTGTCATTTTCCTCAGCTGTTAGTGACCCAAGGCTGACTTGGCTGGCAGGCACCACTTCCCTGCGGCTTTCATAGTCCACACAAACCCAGCCTTTCCACCACCATCCTCACTGAGCAGCGTCTGTGGGGCACTTTCACTGGGGACATTTTCAGGAAGGGGTGCATCCTGCACCTTGCAGTTGCTGGGCACGATCCTGAGACTTGCTTTCACGCAGAAACTGCAGCCAGACCATTGTCAGCAAGAATCAGTTTCCTGAAGGGACTTGAGACTTGGAGCGAAAGTGTGTTCAGTGGCCTTTCCAGCTTTGAGGTCGTGTGTGCGCCTGATGCCATGGGCTCAACCGGCTCAGTGTAGGGAGGAGGGCACACAATGGAaagctgggaggaagggaagatggaaCAATGGGGGTGCAGGGTGATGGAATAAAGGGATGATGAGGGGATAGCAGATGTGGAGATGGGGCAGTGGGGCTTAGGGAAGATAGGATGATGGGACGATGGGACATTGGGGTGACAAGGTGATAGCGCCAGGGATGATGAGGAGACTTGAGGATGGGGCATCTGGAAGATGGGTAGATGGGGTGACAGGTCGAGGGGGTGAATGGACTAAGATAATGGGGATTTGGGACAATGGGGTGTTTTGGGGACCGGGTAACCAGATGTTGAGACAATGGGAGCAATGACATGATGGGGTGGTGGGATGATGGGGTAATGTAGTGACAACATAACGGAGGATGGGGCTACAGGGAGAAAGCACATGGGGACAGGGCCATGGGGCAATGAGAGATGAGGTGATGATGGTCGACAGCATGATGTGGTAACAGGGCAATGAGAGACCAGTTAGCAGGACTCAGCCTGGACTAAAGTGAAGACAGTGGACAGAGCCAGCCACCATCCAGTCTCCTGTGTGTCATCGCTAGAAGTCATGCATCCACATGGCCCTCCCTTGAATTCAAGGCCAATTTGCTGGTGGAATAGCGGGGCAGCCAGTGCATCAAGATTGCAGACTTCAAAGAAGGAACCTGGAGACTGACAGCATCCCAGTCAACTTTGTCCACGTGACATATTTGACAGCACATATTAAATGAAAGTATTgaacataaaatatcaaaatttctcattttaaaaatattcaagcttggggcacctgtgtggctcagtgggttaaaacctctgccttcagctcaggtcatgatcccagggtcctgggatcaagcccatgtcagggtctctgctcagcaggaagcctgcttcccttcctctctctgcctgcctctctgtctacttgtaatctctgtcaaataaataaataaaatctttaaaaaatatactcaaGCTCATGATATTGAGACAATTTCTTCAATGAGGTTGaagctttcttttatttacatcAAAACAATGGACTATAAATTGACTTTTCTACCATTGATGGAAACAAACTCAACAATCTGTAGAAGATTacctctttccttttcacttGAAAGATCTGTATGTTTGACAATTTCTTGGGTCTCCATGACTATCTTGATTATGTTCTTTTAACTTTTGGGAATTGAAATATCTTTCCTATGACCTCATCTTGACAATATTGTTAGCAAGAAAAGTGTTGTGCACAAGCATCAAGGACATTTAGTAGGTCAGATCGTCTGCACCTGTCCTGCAAACACCACATCTGTCCCCCAATGTGTCATTGTTCCTGTGTGTCCTTTCCACTGAACCAGCCACTCTGCCACAAACTCTCTTATGCTTAACCTTTAAATGTTGAGGTTCTGAATAACCAGATTTAGGTCCTCTTCTCATTGTCCCCTCTACATAGAAGTGACCACATCCACTCCCTTGTGCTCATTTCCAGATGCAGTAAGGAATTTCACATAGGAGGCTAGGTCCAAGATGGTGGAGGtataggagacctaaatttcatccggtcccagaaattcagctagttagctatcaaaccattctgaacacctaaaaCTCAACTGGAGAGAGAAGATAGGAATAGCAAAAACTCTGTGAACAGAAAAACTGCCACTTCTTGGAAGATAGGATGTGTgcagaagtgaatctgaggcaatatatgggaagacagactgcaggggagggagcctccatcagtCCACTACCACAAGTGGTAGAGCAGAGGACCACAAAATTggaagatttggggcacctgggtggttgacTTGGTGAAGCGTCTTCCTTTGGccagggtcatggtctcaggatcctgggatcaagctccacattgggctccctgcttggtggggaacctgcttctccctctccctctatagttccccctgtttgtgctctctctctctctcacacacacacacacacatacaccctttctctcaagtaaataaaattaaattaaaattttttaaaaaaacaaaaataaaaacataattgaaacttttagaagtctgttctaGTGAAGGGCACACTCTGATGGctaagctggggtggggggaaccttTGCTGAGGGAtagtggtctcaggacccttagGGTCACAGAAaaactgggggtgtctgagtgcaatagagctcccaggtattggagcagggaagccagttgCAAAGTGAAAGCCCAGAtgtgggctttcagctcagggttaccatAAACCATTATCTGAGACACAACCATTTAGAGTTGTATGAGCAAGGACTCAAAAagcagcagatccagggagactctgCTTCCACCCTTGGGAAGAGTGACACAGGAGCGGGCctcaggaatctgctgggtttggagtctccaaatggGGTGGTGTGCCTAtgatagaaacacttggtcactGGCTGAGGAGTGCAGACAGAAACCAGGCAgataggagtgattgactgctcttctctgagagcacactgaagagtggagccctgagctcttggctctcCCCAGACCAGAgatgggaggccaccattttcattctacTTTCATCCTCATCCTCTAAAGCTGCACAGAAagacttcaggaaacaaaagctatggatagcaaacccaagcagactaCTTAGCCTGGCACCTAGCAAAGACAGTGTCactccacctggggcaaagacatttgataaTCAATGCAACAGGACCCTCcaccagaagatcagcaagaacatccagccaagaccaatttatagatcaatgagaactgcaaaactctagCACTAGGgaatatagcacatagaattcatagcTTTTCCCCgggattctttagtctttcaactttaatatttttaatttttttttcttttcttttttttaaatttttcttctttcctttttcaaccaactttttatcagttcctttttaaaaatctttttaagtattcatttttacagtcatattttatcccttaattgtatttaacagtattttttgtatatatatgtttttctttctttaaaatttggggaggcaatttcttctaacagaccaaacaCACCCaaaaatctagtgtatggctctgttctattcaacaacctgatcatattcttttttttttcttttccctctggtttcag
The DNA window shown above is from Mustela erminea isolate mMusErm1 chromosome 12, mMusErm1.Pri, whole genome shotgun sequence and carries:
- the LOC116570229 gene encoding interferon alpha-1/2-like, which translates into the protein MALPCSFLVALVVLSCHSLGSLGCDLPQDHGLLHWRALMLLQQMRRLSASSCDNYTNDFGFPQEVFDSKQLQKAQALSVIHVTNQKTFHLFCTEASPAPWNTTLLEELCSGISEQQGHLEACPLQEAGVGELPLVNGDSILRNYFQRISLYLQEKQYSPCAWEMVRAEIMKPLYASTALRKRLRSGK